A window of Zingiber officinale cultivar Zhangliang chromosome 5A, Zo_v1.1, whole genome shotgun sequence contains these coding sequences:
- the LOC121980412 gene encoding uncharacterized protein LOC121980412 isoform X2, whose amino-acid sequence MELNEKKDDPAVEEPKLSDLGFAYLRPVGAVTGDLVCLRSDRVYTVGRRRRHCDLVLPDRCISNRHCQVFLDGAYRKLRLLDGFLLPRRSHLREIRRGFRSETCCTGSRVSRNGVFVNGRRVRRGAVAELAVGDEVLFSCRSGTRYGCRIKRGFSVELIVFSEVKIDRHNPLFTRLECGDVDPKSLVLLRHLRSTLASNDPVSYLRNLINLPPALEHAFRASLDSDKCAKWDNGQINHSLPDDATIHIVQSRNSNSKNDGAIESSNCETLLADGRGFNHSDGRTFFLNRLKSIGPSTSDYCEGVSLAELLHPLKTVVRIFIATFTCDVSWFLSCFQVPNHLEITIACHNTERCWSADQDSRTSQPYVNYPNLLLVYPMFPDEIAFGKDRKKQGVACHHPKLIVLQRDESLRVIVTSANLVPKQWDRITNTVWWQDFPCRATPDYSALFEETELKIDFAAQLAGFVASLLVDVPSQAHWINELSKYDFEEATCYLVASVPGIHSSSPCNLEAHYCLSAKQIKQCKTSAGNLLGSVQTTVVGLHYRFHTSFDPNGGQLKFLASLLRRCSESTSGTVEVLLKRITNIKADDNAVSIVVAADLGELCEGDFMQLGFLPRDVARWVSPLSDIGFFSFSAFIYPKEVIAAAIGERSMKIQLLINVSKGSRFTEMPNLITPEHFVSLCLLVASLQRRLGLWRLREVLSQYRWPESLEVDFVYGASSIGASVDLPFFSAFAAAAGKKSCYYPDSEESDPEKTWQRLKIAGIFHDAVPRPCERVGYPMHVKLAQRQFLSGNGMTTFGWIYVGSHNFSPAAWGRTLLPSSKSKVSEASTTTKLHICNYELGMILIVPPTDHSKRESVNNFNLKDIILPFVMPAPIYKDDDRPATAQAMREALSEATLQSLPHDSLPEDGMEDKDFLGEEEMFEEPIFPNEENDEERVYAEMLWSQVDSSGS is encoded by the exons ATGGAATTGAACGAGAAGAAGGACGATCCGGCAGTGGAAGAACCAAAGCTCTCAGATCTGGGCTTCGCCTACCTTCGACCCGTCGGCGCTGTCACCGGCGATCTTGTTTGCCTTCGATCCGACAGAGTCTACACCGTCGGCCGGAGGCGTCGCCACTGCGACCTCGTTCTCCCTGACCGATGCATAAGCAATCGTCACTGCCAGGTCTTCCTCGACGGGGCTTATCGCAAGCTCCGGTTACTTGACGGTTTCCTTCTTCCCCGCCGCTCCCACTTGCGCGAGATTAGGCGGGGTTTTCGGTCCGAAACCTGCTGCACCGGCTCTAGAGTTTCGCGCAATGGGGTGTTTGTCAATGGTCGCAGGGTTCGGCGAGGGGCGGTTGCTGAGTTGGCTGTCGGGGATGAGGTGCTCTTTTCTTGCAGGAGTGGAACGAGATACGGCTGTAGAATTAAACGTGGATTTTCTGTGGAGCTGATCGTTTTTTCTGAGGTAAAGATCGACCGTCATAATCCACTTTTCACCAGGTTGGAATGCGGAGATGTAGATCCCAAGTCACTAGTTTTGTTGAGACATCTGAGAAGTACACTGGCCAGCAACGATCCGGTGTCCTATCTTAGGAATCTCATCAATCTACCTCCAGCATTGGAACATGCCTTCCGTGCTTCTCTAGATTCTGACAAATGCGCGAAGTGGGATAATGGACAGATTAATCACAGCCTACCAGATGACGCCACTATTCATATAGTTCAGAGCAGAAATTCCAATTCGAAGAATGATGGAGCCATTGAAAGTAGTAATTGTGAAACCCTCTTAGCTGACGGAAGGGGTTTCAATCACTCTGATGGACGGACGTTCTTCCTAAATCGTCTCAAGTCCATAGGTCCTAGCACATCTGACTACTGTGAAGGAGTGTCTCTGGCTGagcttcttcatcctttgaaaaCTGTGGTTCGAATTTTTATTGCAACATTTACATGTGATGTTTCTTG GTTTTTATCATGTTTTCAAGTACCAAATCACCTAGAAATTACAATTGCATGCCACAATACTGAAAGATGCTGGAGTGCTGATCAAGATAGTAGGACATCACAACCATATGTAAATTATCCAAACTTATTGTTGGT TTACCCCATGTTTCCTGATGAAATAGCATTTGGGAAAGACCGCAAAAAACAGGGTGTTGCATGCCATCACCCTAAACTTATTGTGTTGCAGAGGGATGAAAGTCTTAGAGTTATAGTTACCTCTGCAAATTTGGTTCCAAAACAG TGGGATCGTATAACAAACACTGTTTGGTGGCAAGATTTTCCTTGTAGAGCTACTCCTGATTATTCAGCTTTATTTGAAGAAACTGAACTGAAAATTGACTTTGCTGCTCAACTAGCTGGGTTTGTAGCATCTCTGCTTGTTGATGTGCCCAGTCAAGCACACTGGATTAACGAGTTGTCAAAGTATGACTTTGAAGAAGCTACATGTTACCTTGTTGCTTCAGTACCTGGGATCCATTCTTCAAGCCCTTGTAATCTTGAGGCTCATTACTGCTTGTCG GCCAAACAGATCAAACAATGTAAAACTTCCGCTGGAAACCTTCTTGGATCAGTTCAAACAACTGTTGTTGGTTTACACTATCGGTTTCATACTTCTTTTGACCCAAATGGTGGTCAGTTAAAGTTTCTAGCTTCACTTTTAAGAAGATGCTCGGAGAGTACAAGTGGAACAGTAGAAGTTCTCTTGAAAAGGATTACAAATATAAAGGCAGATGATAATGCTGTAAGCATAGTTGTTGCTGCAGATTTAGGTGAACTTTGTGAAGGAG ATTTCATGCAACTTGGTTTTCTACCTAGAGATGTTGCAAGGTGGGTGTCTCCTCTCAGTGACATTGGATTCTTCAGTTTTTCAGCCTTCATCTACCCTAAAGAAGTCATTGCAGCTGCAATTGGTGAAAGAAGCATGAAAATACAACTATTGATTAATGTCTCAAAG GGGTCAAGATTTACTGAAATGCCAAATTTGATCACTCCTGAGCATTTTGTTTCTTTGTGCTTGCTTGTTGCATCTCTGCAGAGGCGTCTTGGACTTTGGCGCTTAAGAGAG GTCTTGTCTCAATATAGGTGGCCTGAGTCACTAGAGGTTGATTTTGTGTATG GTGCATCCTCAATTGGAGCTTCAGTCGATTTGCCCTTTTTTTCTGCTTTCGCAGCTGCAGCTGGGAAAAAATCCTGTTACTATCCTGATTCTGAGGAGTCTGATCCTGAA AAAACTTGGCAAAGGCTAAAAATTGCTGGTATATTTCATGATGCTGTTCCTCGTCCATGTGAAAGAGTAGGGTACCCAATGCACGTCAAG CTAGCCCAGAGACAATTCCTGTCGGGAAATGGAATGACCACATTTGGCTGGATATATGTTGGATCACACAACTTCAGTCCTGCTGCTTGGGGACGTACCTTGCTACCTTCATCCAAATCAAAGGTTTCTGAAGCTTCTACTACTACAAAATTGCATATCTGTAACTATGAGCTCGGAATGATCCTGATTGTTCCCCCAACTGACCATTCCAAAAGAGAGAGTGTCAATAACTTTAATCTTAAGGATATTATTCTTCCATTTGTGATGCCTGCACCAATATACAAAGATGATGATAGGCCTGCAACAGCACAGGCCATGCGTGAAGCCTTGTCTGAAGCTACTCTTCAGTCTCTGCCACATGATTCTTTACCAGAAGATGGTATGGAAGATAAGGATTTCCTTGGAGAGGAGGAAATGTTTGAGGAACCTATCTTTCCCAATGAGGAGAACGATGAAGAGAGAGTTTATGCAGAGATGCTTTGGAGCCAGGTTGACTCTTCTGGAAGTTGA
- the LOC121980412 gene encoding uncharacterized protein LOC121980412 isoform X3 gives MELNEKKDDPAVEEPKLSDLGFAYLRPVGAVTGDLVCLRSDRVYTVGRRRRHCDLVLPDRCISNRHCQVFLDGAYRKLRLLDGFLLPRRSHLREIRRGFRSETCCTGSRVSRNGVFVNGRRVRRGAVAELAVGDEVLFSCRSGTRYGCRIKRGFSVELIVFSEVKIDRHNPLFTRLECGDVDPKSLVLLRHLRSTLASNDPVSYLRNLINLPPALEHAFRASLDSDKCAKWDNGQINHSLPDDATIHIVQSRNSNSKNDGAIESSNCETLLADGRGFNHSDGRTFFLNRLKSIGPSTSDYCEGVSLAELLHPLKTVVRIFIATFTCDVSWFLSCFQVPNHLEITIACHNTERCWSADQDSRTSQPYVNYPNLLLVYPMFPDEIAFGKDRKKQGVACHHPKLIVLQRDESLRVIVTSANLVPKQWDRITNTVWWQDFPCRATPDYSALFEETELKIDFAAQLAGFVASLLVDVPSQAHWINELSKYDFEEATCYLVASVPGIHSSSPCNLEAHYCLSISCNLVFYLEMLQAAIGERSMKIQLLINVSKGSRFTEMPNLITPEHFVSLCLLVASLQRRLGLWRLREVLSQYRWPESLEVDFVYGASSIGASVDLPFFSAFAAAAGKKSCYYPDSEESDPEWGHWSIANELKRPSIKILFPTIERVKNGHCGIHSSRRLLSLSEKTWQRLKIAGIFHDAVPRPCERVGYPMHVKLAQRQFLSGNGMTTFGWIYVGSHNFSPAAWGRTLLPSSKSKVSEASTTTKLHICNYELGMILIVPPTDHSKRESVNNFNLKDIILPFVMPAPIYKDDDRPATAQAMREALSEATLQSLPHDSLPEDGMEDKDFLGEEEMFEEPIFPNEENDEERVYAEMLWSQVDSSGS, from the exons ATGGAATTGAACGAGAAGAAGGACGATCCGGCAGTGGAAGAACCAAAGCTCTCAGATCTGGGCTTCGCCTACCTTCGACCCGTCGGCGCTGTCACCGGCGATCTTGTTTGCCTTCGATCCGACAGAGTCTACACCGTCGGCCGGAGGCGTCGCCACTGCGACCTCGTTCTCCCTGACCGATGCATAAGCAATCGTCACTGCCAGGTCTTCCTCGACGGGGCTTATCGCAAGCTCCGGTTACTTGACGGTTTCCTTCTTCCCCGCCGCTCCCACTTGCGCGAGATTAGGCGGGGTTTTCGGTCCGAAACCTGCTGCACCGGCTCTAGAGTTTCGCGCAATGGGGTGTTTGTCAATGGTCGCAGGGTTCGGCGAGGGGCGGTTGCTGAGTTGGCTGTCGGGGATGAGGTGCTCTTTTCTTGCAGGAGTGGAACGAGATACGGCTGTAGAATTAAACGTGGATTTTCTGTGGAGCTGATCGTTTTTTCTGAGGTAAAGATCGACCGTCATAATCCACTTTTCACCAGGTTGGAATGCGGAGATGTAGATCCCAAGTCACTAGTTTTGTTGAGACATCTGAGAAGTACACTGGCCAGCAACGATCCGGTGTCCTATCTTAGGAATCTCATCAATCTACCTCCAGCATTGGAACATGCCTTCCGTGCTTCTCTAGATTCTGACAAATGCGCGAAGTGGGATAATGGACAGATTAATCACAGCCTACCAGATGACGCCACTATTCATATAGTTCAGAGCAGAAATTCCAATTCGAAGAATGATGGAGCCATTGAAAGTAGTAATTGTGAAACCCTCTTAGCTGACGGAAGGGGTTTCAATCACTCTGATGGACGGACGTTCTTCCTAAATCGTCTCAAGTCCATAGGTCCTAGCACATCTGACTACTGTGAAGGAGTGTCTCTGGCTGagcttcttcatcctttgaaaaCTGTGGTTCGAATTTTTATTGCAACATTTACATGTGATGTTTCTTG GTTTTTATCATGTTTTCAAGTACCAAATCACCTAGAAATTACAATTGCATGCCACAATACTGAAAGATGCTGGAGTGCTGATCAAGATAGTAGGACATCACAACCATATGTAAATTATCCAAACTTATTGTTGGT TTACCCCATGTTTCCTGATGAAATAGCATTTGGGAAAGACCGCAAAAAACAGGGTGTTGCATGCCATCACCCTAAACTTATTGTGTTGCAGAGGGATGAAAGTCTTAGAGTTATAGTTACCTCTGCAAATTTGGTTCCAAAACAG TGGGATCGTATAACAAACACTGTTTGGTGGCAAGATTTTCCTTGTAGAGCTACTCCTGATTATTCAGCTTTATTTGAAGAAACTGAACTGAAAATTGACTTTGCTGCTCAACTAGCTGGGTTTGTAGCATCTCTGCTTGTTGATGTGCCCAGTCAAGCACACTGGATTAACGAGTTGTCAAAGTATGACTTTGAAGAAGCTACATGTTACCTTGTTGCTTCAGTACCTGGGATCCATTCTTCAAGCCCTTGTAATCTTGAGGCTCATTACTGCTTGTCG ATTTCATGCAACTTGGTTTTCTACCTAGAGATGTTGCAAG CTGCAATTGGTGAAAGAAGCATGAAAATACAACTATTGATTAATGTCTCAAAG GGGTCAAGATTTACTGAAATGCCAAATTTGATCACTCCTGAGCATTTTGTTTCTTTGTGCTTGCTTGTTGCATCTCTGCAGAGGCGTCTTGGACTTTGGCGCTTAAGAGAG GTCTTGTCTCAATATAGGTGGCCTGAGTCACTAGAGGTTGATTTTGTGTATG GTGCATCCTCAATTGGAGCTTCAGTCGATTTGCCCTTTTTTTCTGCTTTCGCAGCTGCAGCTGGGAAAAAATCCTGTTACTATCCTGATTCTGAGGAGTCTGATCCTGAA TGGGGTCACTGGAGTATAGCTAATGAGCTAAAGCGACCATCTATTAAGATCTTGTTCCCCACCATTGAACGAGTTAAAAATGGGCACTGTGGCATCCACAGTTCCAGACGCTTGCTCTCTCTTTCAGAG AAAACTTGGCAAAGGCTAAAAATTGCTGGTATATTTCATGATGCTGTTCCTCGTCCATGTGAAAGAGTAGGGTACCCAATGCACGTCAAG CTAGCCCAGAGACAATTCCTGTCGGGAAATGGAATGACCACATTTGGCTGGATATATGTTGGATCACACAACTTCAGTCCTGCTGCTTGGGGACGTACCTTGCTACCTTCATCCAAATCAAAGGTTTCTGAAGCTTCTACTACTACAAAATTGCATATCTGTAACTATGAGCTCGGAATGATCCTGATTGTTCCCCCAACTGACCATTCCAAAAGAGAGAGTGTCAATAACTTTAATCTTAAGGATATTATTCTTCCATTTGTGATGCCTGCACCAATATACAAAGATGATGATAGGCCTGCAACAGCACAGGCCATGCGTGAAGCCTTGTCTGAAGCTACTCTTCAGTCTCTGCCACATGATTCTTTACCAGAAGATGGTATGGAAGATAAGGATTTCCTTGGAGAGGAGGAAATGTTTGAGGAACCTATCTTTCCCAATGAGGAGAACGATGAAGAGAGAGTTTATGCAGAGATGCTTTGGAGCCAGGTTGACTCTTCTGGAAGTTGA
- the LOC121980412 gene encoding uncharacterized protein LOC121980412 isoform X1: protein MELNEKKDDPAVEEPKLSDLGFAYLRPVGAVTGDLVCLRSDRVYTVGRRRRHCDLVLPDRCISNRHCQVFLDGAYRKLRLLDGFLLPRRSHLREIRRGFRSETCCTGSRVSRNGVFVNGRRVRRGAVAELAVGDEVLFSCRSGTRYGCRIKRGFSVELIVFSEVKIDRHNPLFTRLECGDVDPKSLVLLRHLRSTLASNDPVSYLRNLINLPPALEHAFRASLDSDKCAKWDNGQINHSLPDDATIHIVQSRNSNSKNDGAIESSNCETLLADGRGFNHSDGRTFFLNRLKSIGPSTSDYCEGVSLAELLHPLKTVVRIFIATFTCDVSWFLSCFQVPNHLEITIACHNTERCWSADQDSRTSQPYVNYPNLLLVYPMFPDEIAFGKDRKKQGVACHHPKLIVLQRDESLRVIVTSANLVPKQWDRITNTVWWQDFPCRATPDYSALFEETELKIDFAAQLAGFVASLLVDVPSQAHWINELSKYDFEEATCYLVASVPGIHSSSPCNLEAHYCLSAKQIKQCKTSAGNLLGSVQTTVVGLHYRFHTSFDPNGGQLKFLASLLRRCSESTSGTVEVLLKRITNIKADDNAVSIVVAADLGELCEGDFMQLGFLPRDVARWVSPLSDIGFFSFSAFIYPKEVIAAAIGERSMKIQLLINVSKGSRFTEMPNLITPEHFVSLCLLVASLQRRLGLWRLREVLSQYRWPESLEVDFVYGASSIGASVDLPFFSAFAAAAGKKSCYYPDSEESDPEWGHWSIANELKRPSIKILFPTIERVKNGHCGIHSSRRLLSLSEKTWQRLKIAGIFHDAVPRPCERVGYPMHVKLAQRQFLSGNGMTTFGWIYVGSHNFSPAAWGRTLLPSSKSKVSEASTTTKLHICNYELGMILIVPPTDHSKRESVNNFNLKDIILPFVMPAPIYKDDDRPATAQAMREALSEATLQSLPHDSLPEDGMEDKDFLGEEEMFEEPIFPNEENDEERVYAEMLWSQVDSSGS, encoded by the exons ATGGAATTGAACGAGAAGAAGGACGATCCGGCAGTGGAAGAACCAAAGCTCTCAGATCTGGGCTTCGCCTACCTTCGACCCGTCGGCGCTGTCACCGGCGATCTTGTTTGCCTTCGATCCGACAGAGTCTACACCGTCGGCCGGAGGCGTCGCCACTGCGACCTCGTTCTCCCTGACCGATGCATAAGCAATCGTCACTGCCAGGTCTTCCTCGACGGGGCTTATCGCAAGCTCCGGTTACTTGACGGTTTCCTTCTTCCCCGCCGCTCCCACTTGCGCGAGATTAGGCGGGGTTTTCGGTCCGAAACCTGCTGCACCGGCTCTAGAGTTTCGCGCAATGGGGTGTTTGTCAATGGTCGCAGGGTTCGGCGAGGGGCGGTTGCTGAGTTGGCTGTCGGGGATGAGGTGCTCTTTTCTTGCAGGAGTGGAACGAGATACGGCTGTAGAATTAAACGTGGATTTTCTGTGGAGCTGATCGTTTTTTCTGAGGTAAAGATCGACCGTCATAATCCACTTTTCACCAGGTTGGAATGCGGAGATGTAGATCCCAAGTCACTAGTTTTGTTGAGACATCTGAGAAGTACACTGGCCAGCAACGATCCGGTGTCCTATCTTAGGAATCTCATCAATCTACCTCCAGCATTGGAACATGCCTTCCGTGCTTCTCTAGATTCTGACAAATGCGCGAAGTGGGATAATGGACAGATTAATCACAGCCTACCAGATGACGCCACTATTCATATAGTTCAGAGCAGAAATTCCAATTCGAAGAATGATGGAGCCATTGAAAGTAGTAATTGTGAAACCCTCTTAGCTGACGGAAGGGGTTTCAATCACTCTGATGGACGGACGTTCTTCCTAAATCGTCTCAAGTCCATAGGTCCTAGCACATCTGACTACTGTGAAGGAGTGTCTCTGGCTGagcttcttcatcctttgaaaaCTGTGGTTCGAATTTTTATTGCAACATTTACATGTGATGTTTCTTG GTTTTTATCATGTTTTCAAGTACCAAATCACCTAGAAATTACAATTGCATGCCACAATACTGAAAGATGCTGGAGTGCTGATCAAGATAGTAGGACATCACAACCATATGTAAATTATCCAAACTTATTGTTGGT TTACCCCATGTTTCCTGATGAAATAGCATTTGGGAAAGACCGCAAAAAACAGGGTGTTGCATGCCATCACCCTAAACTTATTGTGTTGCAGAGGGATGAAAGTCTTAGAGTTATAGTTACCTCTGCAAATTTGGTTCCAAAACAG TGGGATCGTATAACAAACACTGTTTGGTGGCAAGATTTTCCTTGTAGAGCTACTCCTGATTATTCAGCTTTATTTGAAGAAACTGAACTGAAAATTGACTTTGCTGCTCAACTAGCTGGGTTTGTAGCATCTCTGCTTGTTGATGTGCCCAGTCAAGCACACTGGATTAACGAGTTGTCAAAGTATGACTTTGAAGAAGCTACATGTTACCTTGTTGCTTCAGTACCTGGGATCCATTCTTCAAGCCCTTGTAATCTTGAGGCTCATTACTGCTTGTCG GCCAAACAGATCAAACAATGTAAAACTTCCGCTGGAAACCTTCTTGGATCAGTTCAAACAACTGTTGTTGGTTTACACTATCGGTTTCATACTTCTTTTGACCCAAATGGTGGTCAGTTAAAGTTTCTAGCTTCACTTTTAAGAAGATGCTCGGAGAGTACAAGTGGAACAGTAGAAGTTCTCTTGAAAAGGATTACAAATATAAAGGCAGATGATAATGCTGTAAGCATAGTTGTTGCTGCAGATTTAGGTGAACTTTGTGAAGGAG ATTTCATGCAACTTGGTTTTCTACCTAGAGATGTTGCAAGGTGGGTGTCTCCTCTCAGTGACATTGGATTCTTCAGTTTTTCAGCCTTCATCTACCCTAAAGAAGTCATTGCAGCTGCAATTGGTGAAAGAAGCATGAAAATACAACTATTGATTAATGTCTCAAAG GGGTCAAGATTTACTGAAATGCCAAATTTGATCACTCCTGAGCATTTTGTTTCTTTGTGCTTGCTTGTTGCATCTCTGCAGAGGCGTCTTGGACTTTGGCGCTTAAGAGAG GTCTTGTCTCAATATAGGTGGCCTGAGTCACTAGAGGTTGATTTTGTGTATG GTGCATCCTCAATTGGAGCTTCAGTCGATTTGCCCTTTTTTTCTGCTTTCGCAGCTGCAGCTGGGAAAAAATCCTGTTACTATCCTGATTCTGAGGAGTCTGATCCTGAA TGGGGTCACTGGAGTATAGCTAATGAGCTAAAGCGACCATCTATTAAGATCTTGTTCCCCACCATTGAACGAGTTAAAAATGGGCACTGTGGCATCCACAGTTCCAGACGCTTGCTCTCTCTTTCAGAG AAAACTTGGCAAAGGCTAAAAATTGCTGGTATATTTCATGATGCTGTTCCTCGTCCATGTGAAAGAGTAGGGTACCCAATGCACGTCAAG CTAGCCCAGAGACAATTCCTGTCGGGAAATGGAATGACCACATTTGGCTGGATATATGTTGGATCACACAACTTCAGTCCTGCTGCTTGGGGACGTACCTTGCTACCTTCATCCAAATCAAAGGTTTCTGAAGCTTCTACTACTACAAAATTGCATATCTGTAACTATGAGCTCGGAATGATCCTGATTGTTCCCCCAACTGACCATTCCAAAAGAGAGAGTGTCAATAACTTTAATCTTAAGGATATTATTCTTCCATTTGTGATGCCTGCACCAATATACAAAGATGATGATAGGCCTGCAACAGCACAGGCCATGCGTGAAGCCTTGTCTGAAGCTACTCTTCAGTCTCTGCCACATGATTCTTTACCAGAAGATGGTATGGAAGATAAGGATTTCCTTGGAGAGGAGGAAATGTTTGAGGAACCTATCTTTCCCAATGAGGAGAACGATGAAGAGAGAGTTTATGCAGAGATGCTTTGGAGCCAGGTTGACTCTTCTGGAAGTTGA